The Macaca fascicularis isolate 582-1 chromosome 11, T2T-MFA8v1.1 genomic sequence GGAACTCTGCAACAATTAGCAAAGCGTTTCTGCCAATATGTAATAAAACAATCAGAACTAAAGGGCACTTTCAGTAAGTACTGTTTTTTTAACCTCTTCATCTCTCCAACCCCTGGAGCATTTCTCTTATGGCAACTGAAGGGAGTCTTGAGATATGCAGAAAACATTGAATGTGGAGAACATGTAAGCCCAATTTAGAAAAAATACACCATTCCTGTGCTTGGTTTCTCCAGAAGGTCATAAATGCAGCCCCTGTGACACAAACTGGAGATACTATGGAGATAACTGCTATGGGTTCTTCAAGCACAACTTAACATGGAAAGAGAGTAAGCAGTACTGCACTGACTTGAATGCTACTCTACTGAAGATTGACAACCATAACATTCTGGTAAGAAGATTCTTATGTCAAATATTTTGGAGGCAAGGGAGAGAAACCTCAAATGTAACACttgaccttttttgttttttacatttttcttaacatCTTTCCGTTTGTACTAATCTAAGAACCTTATGAAACCTAGTAAGAACTACAGAACCCAAATATTCAATCCAATCATAATATTCTACAACGTTGCTAGAGTTGATCAGTCAAATTGACTTGTCCCTTCCTGACAGCTCAGGACATAGTGGGTCACACGTAAAGAGTCAGCCCAGCAATGTTCATATTTATTTGTATCCTCTGTTGTTCTAACTTGCTGTGCTGTCCGCTTACTGTTTCTGTGGACTCAGACTCATGCGGGAGATATCCAGTTAAACAAATTAGCTTTTCTTTCCACTCCAGCAAAATAAGATAGTTTTCTAAAAATCTCAGCTCTATTATATAGAGATTAATTCGAGACATATATGCATATCCTGAATTTGTATTAGTCTAGGCAGATGCCAGGTTGAAGATTTATAACTAAAAGTAGTCATGCAACTTTTCGAGAATAAGAAATTGTATAGTTGGATTTCAGGTAGAATTTATCTGTCAGTTCCTATTGGGAAGTAtagaatattgatatattttaaagaaaatattaggaaataaCAGAAAGGTTCCTGGTGGCTCAAGCTTTAAGAAATAAACAGTCACACATGACTTTCACACAATATCTCCTGTGGAATGCCATTTTGAGTCTCACGTATCTGCCAAGAAGCTCAAGTCATTTTTTATTTACCAAGAATGCATCATCACTTGTTATTCTGGGAGGTCTGAGAATGTATAAGCATTTGGCCTTCACATAATTTTGTTACCCATAGGTTGATTGATTCACTTATtccttcattaattcaacaactatgtgctgaaactattccagaatTTGGACCTATGCAGTTaataagacagaaagaaaaatcctTAACCTCAAAGAGAGTATATTCTAGTTAAAGCAACagccaagaaacaaaacaaatgatatAGTATATAGTTTACTAGATAGTGATAATTGCTAATTAGAAGAAAGTAAATAGGGAAAGGTAGATGTACGTTATTTATAAATCGTTTTGAGAAAGACATCATAAATGCCTTTATACAATTAACTAAAACAAGTTAATACTTCTATATATAAGATTTTATAGGCAAGACGAGCAATAAAACCAAAGCAGGTAGGACTTTAACTCTAAGGAATATACAGCTCATCAACaatatatttctttgtgtttcctttctctgtttACATGTATTCCTTTGAATCATATTTGGTATTCTATTTGGGAGTATAATCCTCAACTGACTGAAGATCTAAATATATGTCATAAAACAAAGCAAGATTAGAATATCAGCTATTTTGTGTACAATTTTACCTGtgtcctactttttttttaagttctcagACAAGTCAAATTGGGACAATTTCAAACATCAAATGtaattcattaatattaatatagacaTGTAATCCAACATTTTTTGTCCAACGTCTTATCACGAAGCTTGTCTGTCATTACCAAGAGCTGTGGAGGGATTCTgattattgtgtttatttatgtTTACTATAGGAATACATCAAAGCCAGGACTGGTTTAATTCGTTGGGTCGGATTATCTCGCCAGAAGTCCAATGAGGTctggaagtgggaggatggctcggTTCTCTCAGAAAATATGTAAGTCACTGGACACTTAGAATAGGAGGCAGTACTAGAAACTCTTATTCTtgagatttccttttctttcagtcCAAGTCACTACTATGGATTGTATAAGCAGCAGCTGGTTCATTTACCCGCTAATTCAAACAAGAGAGTACTGGTcataagacaattcttctttcccctctctcccATTCTTTTGCTCTTTATCTAAGCCACAATCCACCTTTATCTCTGATATTATTCCCATTCATTTTTACATTCAACTTTACCATGGAAcactgtgtgcatgtatgtgtgtgtgtgtgtgtgtgtgtgtgtgtgtgtgtgtgtgcgcgcgcacgcgcgcACGGGCACgcatgcgtgcgtgtgtgtgtgttcgtgtttTGCTTGCTCTGATTAtcttcatatatttttgaaacaaaatttcattatcattattttacagtTGACAGTTGTTACCTTGAGAGTCCTTTTGAATTTTCAGTGTTATTTTGCCTACTCTTCTATTCTAGGAGTCTCCAAGAATTCGATACTTTGTAGTTCACAAGATAATTCCAATGTCCATTAATGAAGCTTCATCCTTCTACAAACAATCCAGGCAAAGGGACTAATTGCATTAAGAGTTGAGTTGCTTCCTATATGGCTTTCTAATCTCTAGTCTCGACATCTTTTGTTCATCCTGTACATCAAAACTGCAGTCTCtcttcaattaaaatttaaactgATAACCAAAACTTATATAATCTGATAATTACtcaaattattaattaaatttttaaacaaatatttattaagtatttgcTATAGGTAGAATCTTAGGATACTACAACTACAAGCAAGCCTCTTCACAGACCTTGGGCTTTATCTCCTATCTCCCATTGCTTGCTGCCTCATTCACAGTATTGCAGGCAAATTAGTGTTCTTTCCATTCTTCCAACAAATCAAACTTGTTTTGTTGCCTTAAGACTTTTGTCTTgctattttcttctgctagaaTGCTCTGCCTTCACAACTCCATGACCATCTATCTCCTGTGACTCAAGTCTCTCTTTAAACATCACTTCTTCAATGAGGCTAACTCTACCCAAACTAAATTAGCCTCCCTTAAACCCACATCCATACAGTCTAccactgttttgtttctttgtaactCTTACCATTGTCTGAatttttcttgtctattttttgtGGGCTTCCTGCTGGTATCGCCCCATTGAAATGAAAGTTCCCCAACAAGAAAGACattatcttccttttctttctttatcagtGTGTCCTCAGCACGTAGAAAATCTTTGCCACATGGTTCTGcagatattttctaaataaactaaTAAGTATATGTTCCTTGTCCTCTCATTATAAGCagtttagaaagaaataaatataacttaACAGACAATTAAAATACAGCATGCTGTCTTAGATGATTTATCTTGTAACAGAAAGCCTGATTTCAAAACTACTGAATCAACTCACTTTTCCACGAGTGTATTCCCATTCATTGCAGCTACTTGTCCTGTAGGGCTCTTCCATCTCCTGTCAGTTCATCTAAGCCCTGACCTTCCATCAATACTGAACTAAAGTCTGATCTTGTAGATAACGCATTTTCCCATTATTCTGGAGCCATCTCCATCACTTCTTCAGGGCTCCTATTGTACCTAGAGTTCCCTTGCTCCCAATCTTATGCTACATGAAATTGATATTGGGCTTTTCAAATATACGTACCTTGTACTGCCAAGCAGCGTGGAAGTTTCTCAACAATgagaattgctttttctttttttcctattttcctcaGAGACTCTATTTGGTGCATCAAACTACTATACACAGAGTATGATTACTGATTGTTTGCTtagttttcaaaggaatttaTTCTAACTTTCCCATTCACAGGTTTGAGCTTTTGGAAGACGGAAAAGGAAATATGAACTGTGCTTATTTTCATAATGGGAAAATGCACCCTACCTTCTGTGAAAACAAACATTATTTAATGTGTGAGAGGAAGGCTGGCATGACCAAGGTTGACCAACTACCTTAATGCAAAGAGATGGATAGGATAACACAGATAAGGGCTTTATTGTACAATAAAAGATATGTATGAATGAATCAGTAGCTGAAAATTGCgtatttctccctttcttc encodes the following:
- the LOC102145267 gene encoding C-type lectin domain family 1 member B isoform X2, which gives rise to MQDEDGYVTLNIKTRKPALISVDPASSSWWRVMALILLILCMGMVVGLVALGIWSVMQHNYLQDENENRTGTLQQLAKRFCQYVIKQSELKGTFKGHKCSPCDTNWRYYGDNCYGFFKHNLTWKESKQYCTDLNATLLKIDNHNILEYIKARTGLIRWVGLSRQKSNEVWKWEDGSVLSENIVLLCCPRWSVVARSQLTAASTSWIQATLLPQPPK
- the LOC102145267 gene encoding C-type lectin domain family 1 member B isoform X1, whose protein sequence is MQDEDGYVTLNIKTRKPALISVDPASSSWWRVMALILLILCMGMVVGLVALGIWSVMQHNYLQDENENRTGTLQQLAKRFCQYVIKQSELKGTFKGHKCSPCDTNWRYYGDNCYGFFKHNLTWKESKQYCTDLNATLLKIDNHNILEYIKARTGLIRWVGLSRQKSNEVWKWEDGSVLSENMFELLEDGKGNMNCAYFHNGKMHPTFCENKHYLMCERKAGMTKVDQLP
- the LOC102145267 gene encoding C-type lectin domain family 1 member B isoform X3; the protein is MQDEDGYVTLNIKTRKPALISAVMQHNYLQDENENRTGTLQQLAKRFCQYVIKQSELKGTFKGHKCSPCDTNWRYYGDNCYGFFKHNLTWKESKQYCTDLNATLLKIDNHNILEYIKARTGLIRWVGLSRQKSNEVWKWEDGSVLSENMFELLEDGKGNMNCAYFHNGKMHPTFCENKHYLMCERKAGMTKVDQLP
- the LOC102145267 gene encoding C-type lectin domain family 1 member B isoform X4 — translated: MQHNYLQDENENRTGTLQQLAKRFCQYVIKQSELKGTFKGHKCSPCDTNWRYYGDNCYGFFKHNLTWKESKQYCTDLNATLLKIDNHNILEYIKARTGLIRWVGLSRQKSNEVWKWEDGSVLSENMFELLEDGKGNMNCAYFHNGKMHPTFCENKHYLMCERKAGMTKVDQLP